Proteins encoded in a region of the Prochlorothrix hollandica PCC 9006 = CALU 1027 genome:
- a CDS encoding AbrB family transcriptional regulator yields MIPSPPLSLAAESAAESAVDPGFSWGDLLLQLLLATLGGWLFARWQVPVAWLLGPMALGILYSLVRGSLLGVASPPLPPVLIMGGRSLLGLVAASRFSPETLGFAATYALPLLLCIGLASGLSLINGYLLWRWASLDRPTAFLSAIPGASFGMVAMSEEMGADAIAVTLLQYLRVLMVASLVPNLAHWLFQADTPPAALSLGATLPLDLPTALLLPLCMALGIGLGRVLRLPASGFLGTLVVALVVFSLWSQPVAIPPPLFGAGLLTVGLSIGLRFQWAALRTLIKAVLVDVGLILVLILCCLAIAYGFHQVTQVSTMTAVLGFTPGGLEAMVATVIELGGNTGLVLAMQMTRMFTILLIGPGLVAWLVRRTAPPGSKGGS; encoded by the coding sequence ATGATCCCCTCCCCACCTCTGTCCCTTGCTGCTGAGTCTGCTGCTGAGTCTGCTGTGGATCCCGGTTTTTCCTGGGGGGATCTGCTGCTGCAACTGCTGTTGGCCACCCTGGGGGGATGGCTGTTTGCCCGGTGGCAGGTGCCGGTGGCGTGGCTCCTGGGACCCATGGCCCTGGGTATTTTGTATAGTCTGGTTCGGGGTAGTTTGCTGGGTGTGGCCAGCCCCCCCTTACCTCCGGTGCTGATCATGGGGGGCCGATCGCTGTTGGGATTGGTGGCTGCGTCCCGTTTTTCCCCCGAAACCCTGGGGTTTGCCGCCACCTATGCCCTGCCTTTGCTGCTGTGCATTGGTCTCGCCAGCGGCCTGAGTTTGATTAATGGCTATTTGCTCTGGCGCTGGGCCAGCCTCGATCGCCCCACGGCATTTCTGAGCGCCATCCCTGGAGCCTCCTTTGGCATGGTGGCCATGAGTGAGGAAATGGGGGCCGATGCGATCGCCGTCACCCTGCTCCAATACCTGCGGGTTTTGATGGTGGCTTCCCTAGTTCCCAATTTGGCCCACTGGCTATTCCAAGCCGATACTCCCCCTGCGGCCCTGTCCCTAGGGGCTACCCTGCCCCTGGATCTGCCCACCGCCCTCCTGTTGCCCCTGTGCATGGCCCTCGGTATCGGTCTCGGTCGGGTATTGCGCCTCCCCGCCAGCGGTTTCCTGGGGACTTTAGTGGTGGCCCTGGTGGTCTTTAGTCTCTGGTCGCAACCGGTGGCTATCCCCCCCCCTTTGTTTGGGGCGGGCTTGCTGACGGTGGGGCTGTCCATTGGGCTGCGCTTCCAGTGGGCTGCTCTGCGAACCCTGATCAAGGCGGTGCTGGTGGATGTGGGTTTAATTTTGGTGCTGATTCTCTGTTGTTTGGCGATCGCCTATGGCTTCCACCAGGTCACCCAGGTCAGTACCATGACAGCGGTGCTGGGGTTCACCCCCGGTGGTCTGGAGGCCATGGTGGCGACGGTGATTGAACTGGGGGGCAACACGGGGCTGGTGCTGGCCATGCAAATGACCCGAATGTTTACGATTCTGCTCATTGGCCCTGGACTGGTGGCATGGCTGGTGAGGCGCACAGCCCCCCCTGGCTCCAAGGGGGGTTCCTAG
- a CDS encoding RNA-guided endonuclease InsQ/TnpB family protein, with protein MKVRYQYRIYPTPQQVKGLNQLFGCCRVVYNDALAIVRSVPQGEKWPSNAELQKLVITQGKRTAEREWLADVSVVPLQQSVQDLGVAFKNFFESRSGKRKGSKVGFPRFKKKLNQQSARFVRTGFSLKGNKLELAKLGRFKVKWSRSLPSEPSSVTIIRNTTGQYHASFVVEIGPINIEPLQPSIGVDLGIKTFAFLSTGDRVESPGYNRLDRKTRRFQRKLARQVKGSKRREKTRLRLAKLKLKTANIRKDFLHKTTTQLIHENQVVVLEDLAVKNMLGNRKLARAISQQGWGTARTMCEAKANRVNDREVRIISRWEPTSQICSDCGFRWGKVALSVRSILCVSCGTEHDRDGNAAKNIEKSGLGLTQDSKWTKNGRKTRMSGNPTALSSQPYSEQLGLFA; from the coding sequence ATGAAAGTACGATACCAGTATCGAATTTATCCGACACCGCAACAGGTCAAAGGGCTGAATCAGCTTTTTGGGTGTTGCCGAGTTGTGTACAACGATGCCCTGGCGATTGTGCGGTCAGTGCCGCAGGGCGAGAAATGGCCCAGCAATGCTGAACTGCAAAAGCTGGTGATCACTCAGGGCAAAAGGACGGCTGAACGGGAATGGTTGGCCGATGTGTCAGTCGTGCCCTTGCAGCAGTCGGTTCAGGATTTAGGTGTTGCCTTCAAGAACTTTTTCGAGAGCCGTAGCGGTAAACGAAAAGGGTCAAAGGTGGGCTTCCCTCGGTTCAAAAAGAAGCTGAACCAACAGTCGGCACGGTTTGTTCGGACGGGATTCTCCCTCAAGGGCAATAAGCTTGAACTGGCCAAATTAGGCCGCTTCAAGGTGAAGTGGTCAAGGTCACTGCCCTCTGAACCTAGCTCTGTGACCATTATCCGTAACACGACTGGACAATACCATGCCAGCTTTGTAGTGGAGATTGGACCCATCAACATTGAGCCACTACAGCCCTCAATTGGGGTGGATCTAGGCATCAAAACCTTTGCCTTTCTCAGCACAGGTGATCGGGTAGAATCCCCTGGATATAATCGGTTAGACCGCAAGACGCGACGGTTTCAGCGTAAGCTGGCCCGCCAAGTTAAAGGGTCTAAGCGTCGCGAAAAGACTAGGCTGCGCCTTGCAAAGCTGAAGCTAAAAACGGCCAATATCCGAAAAGACTTTCTGCACAAGACCACGACCCAGCTCATCCACGAAAATCAAGTGGTGGTGTTGGAGGATCTGGCGGTGAAGAATATGCTTGGTAATCGGAAGTTGGCACGGGCCATCAGTCAGCAGGGTTGGGGCACCGCACGAACCATGTGTGAGGCCAAGGCCAACAGGGTTAATGATCGAGAGGTCAGGATCATCAGTCGGTGGGAGCCAACCAGTCAGATCTGTTCTGATTGTGGCTTTCGGTGGGGCAAGGTTGCTCTATCGGTTCGTTCCATCCTCTGTGTGAGTTGCGGAACCGAACATGATAGAGATGGTAATGCCGCCAAAAATATCGAAAAGTCTGGGTTGGGGCTAACCCAAGACTCTAAATGGACAAAGAACGGGCGTAAGACCAGGATGTCTGGCAATCCGACTGCTTTGTCTAGCCAGCCGTACAGCGAACAGCTTGGACTATTCGCCTAG
- a CDS encoding MBL fold metallo-hydrolase → MILTGKRLFSLGLLLLGTTSLGCGAPVAETPSSTPAVEASTPDEGTPETIAETLSLDTFYGGEGGLLVNSTLIMGESEAILVDAQYSRSDAEALQAWIEESGKTLTAIWITHAHPDHYFGTAVLKEAFPDVPVYATPEVVTAIEQLNDIFVANAPKLIGEEEALSDPVIPTAYEEDSLPLEGETVEILELPHGDTTPTTALYLPQLEAVVAGDVVYGEVHLFMNENATPELRQQWLDSLATIEALDPKTIVPGHQSPDGADADGLASLAFTRSYLEAFGEATTLPTSGEASAALIEEFPNAKLPFLAELGVKPAYGESAF, encoded by the coding sequence ATGATTTTGACCGGAAAGCGACTGTTTAGCCTGGGTTTACTGCTCCTGGGAACCACGAGTCTGGGTTGTGGTGCCCCCGTGGCCGAAACCCCCAGCTCGACCCCAGCCGTAGAAGCGTCAACCCCTGACGAAGGAACTCCAGAAACGATCGCTGAGACCCTCAGCTTAGATACGTTTTATGGGGGTGAAGGGGGACTTTTAGTCAATTCGACCCTCATTATGGGGGAAAGCGAGGCTATTCTTGTGGATGCCCAGTATAGTCGCAGTGATGCTGAGGCGTTGCAGGCTTGGATTGAGGAGTCTGGCAAAACCCTGACGGCCATCTGGATTACCCATGCCCACCCCGATCACTATTTTGGGACGGCAGTGCTAAAGGAAGCCTTTCCCGATGTGCCTGTCTATGCAACGCCGGAGGTGGTGACGGCGATCGAGCAACTGAATGATATCTTTGTGGCCAATGCTCCGAAACTGATCGGTGAGGAAGAAGCCCTCAGCGATCCGGTGATTCCCACGGCCTATGAGGAGGACAGTCTGCCTCTGGAGGGGGAAACCGTGGAGATTCTGGAATTGCCCCATGGGGATACGACTCCCACGACGGCCCTCTACTTGCCCCAACTGGAGGCTGTGGTGGCGGGGGATGTGGTCTATGGGGAGGTGCATCTCTTTATGAACGAAAATGCTACCCCTGAGTTGCGGCAACAGTGGCTGGATAGTTTAGCCACGATCGAGGCGCTGGACCCGAAAACAATCGTCCCCGGCCACCAGTCTCCCGATGGGGCTGATGCCGATGGTTTAGCCAGTCTTGCCTTTACCCGCAGCTACCTAGAAGCCTTTGGGGAAGCCACAACCCTACCCACCTCTGGGGAAGCGTCGGCGGCCTTGATCGAGGAGTTCCCCAACGCCAAGCTACCCTTTTTAGCCGAGCTAGGGGTGAAACCCGCCTACGGCGAGAGCGCTTTTTAG
- a CDS encoding thioester reductase domain-containing protein yields the protein MTLNLPAEALLDPTIQFHQPLAAHATQPRQIFLTGSTGFLGAFLLEALLTQTDTLIHCLVRGDDPQVGRERLVKHLSFYRIWQPVWNDRLILVMGDLRQPCLGLEAAAWDHLAQVIDTIYHGAAQVNSAVSYEVLRPINVLGTQEVLRLASVHHTKPVHFVSTMAVFINPQQPLDHPVLETDVPQLAGLKGGYKQSKWVAEGLVRSAQDRGLPACIHRPARIMGDSRTGINGNMADFLCSLIKGCILFGKIPNPEAVINLMPVDYVAQAMVHLAHTNLATTPPWGKTFNLMNPQFIPWREVGQQVRSLGYVLEEVSLEEWMAALQQRISEPAPGDRPHLELYGSLLLLLTSPLNLFSPKPPISLAQTSAGLAGSGITCPPVDVTLMGRYLAHFQETGYLPRPDRQFASPEPSPEPSPKAPTAFWKGIRSNMRSQQVAFRIRPVSRDQSLALSFGQERLWAIEQLQPGNPVHNLRAVFRLRGPLDIPALERSLQEIVRRQEVLRTGFPALEGQPVLKIWPEVPLALPVENLEHLSATEQEAAIVRIAAAAAQEPFDLAQPPLMRVKLLRLSPTDHALLRTVHHIINDVWSDTVRLRELASLYTAFSQGQPSPLPDLKVQYADFAQAQRHWLQGEVLQQQVNYWETQLARPLALLRLPVDHAPTLAPTYRGAAELVTIPEAVTAGLKALAQTQGVTLFTVLLAAYKMLLNRYSGQTDLILCSPVASRKQPATKQLLGYFSNIVLVRSHLDGNPSFRTVIDRVSHAVLGAFDHNDLPFQQLVEDLRLPGVFLSRAMFTLQNVPPQPKELAPGVSLQLQAMEEGLSNFDLSLSVKENGDGLVGVFRYQTDLFEAATIASLGHNFQQFLETLLADPDRPLQSLPPFAPFPENPDQSPQSTVPYVEPETDVQRSIARLWQGVLKIDRVGLDDNFFDLGGRSLAMIQVYVQLKTQFPGDLAVPDLFKRPTVRGMADYLQDLT from the coding sequence ATGACCCTTAATCTGCCCGCTGAAGCCCTACTTGACCCGACGATCCAATTCCATCAGCCCCTTGCGGCCCACGCCACCCAACCCCGCCAGATTTTCCTCACGGGGTCCACGGGGTTTTTAGGCGCTTTTCTGTTGGAGGCACTGCTGACCCAAACCGACACCCTGATCCATTGCCTCGTGCGGGGCGATGACCCCCAGGTAGGGCGGGAACGACTGGTGAAACACCTGAGTTTTTATCGAATCTGGCAACCGGTCTGGAACGATCGCCTGATTCTAGTTATGGGGGATCTGCGCCAACCCTGCTTGGGGCTAGAGGCAGCCGCCTGGGATCATCTGGCCCAGGTCATCGACACCATTTACCATGGGGCCGCCCAGGTCAACTCCGCCGTGTCCTATGAGGTGCTGCGACCCATCAACGTCTTGGGAACCCAGGAAGTGCTGCGGCTGGCCAGTGTCCACCACACCAAGCCTGTCCATTTTGTCTCCACCATGGCGGTGTTCATCAACCCCCAGCAGCCCTTAGATCACCCCGTTCTGGAAACCGATGTGCCCCAGTTGGCCGGGTTAAAGGGGGGCTATAAACAGAGCAAATGGGTGGCGGAAGGGTTGGTGCGATCGGCCCAGGATCGGGGATTGCCCGCCTGTATTCACCGCCCTGCCCGGATTATGGGGGACAGCCGCACCGGCATTAATGGCAACATGGCCGACTTCCTCTGTAGCTTGATCAAGGGCTGCATTCTCTTTGGCAAAATCCCCAACCCTGAGGCGGTCATTAACCTGATGCCCGTGGACTATGTGGCCCAGGCCATGGTGCATTTGGCCCACACGAACCTGGCCACCACCCCCCCCTGGGGCAAAACCTTTAATTTGATGAACCCCCAGTTTATTCCCTGGCGGGAGGTGGGCCAGCAGGTGCGATCCCTGGGGTATGTTCTGGAGGAGGTGTCCCTGGAGGAATGGATGGCGGCGTTGCAACAGCGCATCAGTGAACCCGCCCCCGGCGATCGCCCTCACCTGGAACTCTACGGTTCCCTGCTGTTACTGCTCACTTCCCCCCTCAATCTTTTTTCCCCCAAACCCCCCATTAGTTTGGCCCAGACCAGCGCCGGTTTAGCGGGATCCGGCATCACCTGTCCACCGGTGGACGTGACCTTGATGGGGCGCTACTTGGCCCACTTCCAAGAGACCGGCTATTTGCCCCGGCCCGATCGCCAGTTTGCTTCCCCCGAACCCAGCCCTGAACCCAGCCCCAAAGCCCCCACCGCCTTCTGGAAAGGGATCCGCAGTAATATGCGATCGCAGCAGGTGGCCTTTCGCATCCGGCCCGTCTCGCGGGATCAGTCCCTGGCCCTGTCCTTTGGCCAAGAACGCCTCTGGGCCATTGAACAACTGCAACCGGGGAATCCCGTCCACAACCTGCGGGCCGTGTTTCGCTTACGGGGTCCCCTAGATATCCCAGCCCTAGAGCGCAGCTTGCAGGAGATTGTCCGTCGCCAGGAAGTGCTGCGCACCGGGTTTCCGGCCCTGGAGGGTCAGCCAGTGCTGAAGATTTGGCCAGAGGTTCCCCTAGCACTGCCCGTGGAAAATCTGGAGCATCTGTCTGCAACGGAACAGGAGGCCGCCATTGTCCGCATTGCTGCCGCCGCTGCCCAGGAACCCTTTGATTTAGCCCAGCCGCCCCTGATGCGGGTTAAATTACTGCGCCTCAGTCCCACAGATCATGCCCTACTGCGCACGGTTCACCACATCATCAATGATGTCTGGTCTGATACGGTGCGCCTGCGGGAGTTGGCCAGTCTCTACACCGCCTTTAGCCAGGGCCAGCCCTCCCCCTTGCCCGATCTCAAGGTGCAGTATGCCGACTTTGCCCAGGCCCAGCGCCACTGGCTCCAGGGAGAGGTGTTGCAACAGCAGGTGAACTACTGGGAAACCCAACTGGCCCGCCCCCTGGCCCTGTTGCGGTTACCGGTGGACCATGCCCCCACCCTGGCTCCCACCTACCGGGGGGCGGCGGAACTGGTGACCATCCCGGAGGCGGTGACCGCTGGACTCAAAGCCCTGGCCCAAACCCAGGGGGTGACCCTGTTTACGGTGCTGTTGGCGGCCTATAAAATGCTGCTCAACCGCTATTCTGGCCAGACCGATCTGATCCTCTGTTCCCCCGTGGCCAGCCGCAAGCAACCGGCGACTAAGCAGTTATTGGGCTATTTCAGCAATATTGTTTTGGTACGCAGTCATTTGGACGGAAATCCCAGCTTTCGGACGGTGATCGATCGCGTCAGCCACGCCGTTCTCGGTGCCTTTGACCATAACGACCTCCCCTTTCAGCAGTTGGTCGAGGATCTGCGGCTTCCGGGGGTGTTTCTGTCCCGTGCCATGTTTACCCTCCAAAATGTGCCCCCCCAACCCAAGGAATTGGCCCCTGGGGTCAGTTTGCAACTCCAGGCCATGGAGGAGGGGCTGTCCAATTTTGACCTATCCCTGTCGGTGAAGGAGAACGGGGATGGGTTGGTTGGGGTTTTTCGCTACCAGACTGATTTATTTGAGGCGGCGACGATCGCCAGCCTAGGCCACAATTTTCAACAGTTCCTGGAAACCCTCCTGGCGGATCCCGATCGCCCCCTCCAATCCTTGCCGCCCTTTGCCCCCTTCCCGGAGAACCCCGACCAAAGCCCCCAGTCCACGGTGCCCTATGTGGAACCAGAAACCGATGTCCAGCGATCGATCGCCCGTCTCTGGCAGGGGGTCTTGAAGATCGATCGGGTGGGCCTGGATGACAATTTCTTTGATCTGGGGGGTCGATCCTTGGCCATGATTCAGGTCTATGTCCAACTCAAAACCCAGTTCCCTGGGGATCTGGCGGTGCCGGATCTGTTCAAACGGCCCACGGTGCGGGGCATGGCGGACTATCTCCAAGATCTAACCTAA
- a CDS encoding lysozyme → MGYEIKAKVDTWLKARNVQGSSLGDNEKSLYSARTCLPIVAYRAEGDHLLVTLGTDPNGQQLFINGRTNWYVYRPAVEMLRDNQPISLSTGGASSAQGGTTNTTKFEVSLKVDTFLKARPDQGSSLSDNDKVFAKARTAYPIVAYKAEGDHLLVTLGTDSQGQQMYVNARTNWYVYRPAVEVLRDGQPLSLSNRAIAGLPTGAAATAGGGVPKAGVELIKEFEGYESQAYADPIHGWAVPTIGYGTTVYPNGQKVRQGDTVNPTQAEEYLIHHIEATARPDLERIPTWGQMNDNQRGAIYSFAYNLGSAFYGNGAFGSITRVCDSVDRWTDLPWIAEQFVKYRNPGTSAEAGLRRRREAEAKLFVS, encoded by the coding sequence ATGGGATATGAAATTAAGGCCAAGGTCGATACCTGGCTTAAAGCGAGAAATGTCCAAGGCTCCAGCCTCGGCGACAACGAAAAATCTTTATATAGTGCCCGTACTTGCTTGCCGATCGTGGCCTACCGTGCCGAAGGCGATCACCTCCTGGTGACCCTGGGCACCGATCCCAACGGTCAGCAACTGTTCATCAACGGGCGCACCAACTGGTATGTATACCGGCCAGCGGTGGAGATGCTGCGGGATAACCAACCCATTTCCCTGTCCACCGGCGGAGCGTCCAGTGCCCAGGGCGGCACCACCAACACCACCAAATTCGAGGTTTCTCTTAAGGTGGATACCTTTTTGAAGGCTCGCCCAGACCAGGGATCCAGCCTCAGCGACAATGATAAAGTCTTCGCCAAAGCCCGCACCGCCTATCCGATCGTTGCCTACAAAGCCGAGGGGGATCACCTCCTGGTCACCTTAGGCACCGATAGCCAAGGGCAACAGATGTACGTCAATGCCCGCACTAACTGGTATGTGTACCGTCCAGCGGTGGAAGTGCTGCGGGATGGTCAACCCCTATCCTTGTCCAACCGGGCCATTGCGGGCCTGCCCACCGGAGCCGCTGCCACCGCTGGGGGGGGCGTGCCCAAAGCTGGCGTAGAGTTGATCAAAGAGTTTGAGGGCTATGAGAGTCAGGCTTACGCCGATCCCATCCATGGCTGGGCAGTGCCCACCATTGGCTATGGCACCACGGTCTATCCCAATGGCCAAAAGGTGCGCCAGGGGGACACCGTCAACCCCACCCAGGCTGAGGAATATTTGATCCACCACATCGAAGCCACGGCTCGCCCCGATCTGGAGCGCATTCCCACCTGGGGCCAGATGAATGATAACCAACGGGGGGCCATCTACAGCTTTGCCTATAACCTGGGATCCGCGTTCTATGGGAATGGAGCCTTTGGATCGATTACGCGGGTCTGTGATTCCGTCGATCGCTGGACTGATCTGCCTTGGATCGCTGAACAGTTTGTGAAGTACCGCAACCCTGGCACCTCGGCGGAAGCGGGTCTGCGGCGGCGGCGGGAAGCGGAAGCCAAGTTATTCGTCTCCTAA
- a CDS encoding ABC transporter permease codes for MKAWQRLKRNPLARLGAVILLIFYGAIVGAEFLAPYDPYLSEPESALLPPTAIYWHDRQGQWTGPQIYPTRQGPLELDTGDRQLIVNWDQPAPLRLLVPGEPYKFWGLIPLRWHLLGTAPPETSTPEISTPETTTPETTTPEATAPAASTPATAKWHLLGTDDQGRDQLSRLLYGGRISLTIGLVGIAVSFPLGMLVGGVAGYFGGWIDTLLMRLVEVLMTIPSLYLLVALAAVLPPGLTSAQRFLLIVLITSFVGWASLARVIRGQVLAYKEQTYVQAARAMGATPFHIITRHLLPQTATYIITSATLSVPSFIVAESVLSLIGLGIQQPDPSWGNMLSVATNASIVVLQPWLIWPPALLIIITVLAYNLLGDGLRDALDPRSLERGDRPQ; via the coding sequence ATGAAAGCTTGGCAACGACTGAAGCGGAATCCCCTCGCCCGGTTGGGTGCTGTGATTTTACTGATTTTTTATGGGGCGATCGTCGGGGCGGAATTTCTGGCCCCCTATGATCCCTATCTCTCGGAACCGGAAAGCGCCCTGTTGCCCCCCACAGCCATCTATTGGCACGATCGCCAAGGCCAGTGGACGGGACCCCAGATCTACCCCACCCGCCAGGGACCGTTGGAACTGGACACGGGCGATCGCCAGCTCATCGTCAACTGGGATCAACCGGCTCCCTTACGGCTGTTGGTGCCCGGGGAACCCTACAAATTTTGGGGACTGATTCCCCTGCGGTGGCACCTGTTGGGCACGGCACCTCCCGAAACTAGTACACCGGAAATTAGTACACCGGAAACCACTACACCGGAAACCACTACACCGGAAGCCACTGCACCCGCAGCTAGTACACCCGCAACTGCGAAATGGCACCTGCTGGGCACCGATGATCAGGGCCGGGATCAACTCAGTCGCTTGCTCTATGGCGGTCGCATTAGCCTGACCATTGGTTTAGTGGGCATCGCCGTGTCCTTTCCCCTGGGGATGCTGGTGGGGGGAGTCGCCGGTTACTTTGGGGGCTGGATCGACACCCTGCTGATGCGCCTGGTGGAAGTGCTGATGACCATCCCCAGCCTCTATTTACTGGTGGCCCTCGCCGCAGTCTTGCCCCCTGGTCTCACCAGTGCCCAACGCTTTTTGTTGATTGTCTTGATTACCTCCTTTGTGGGCTGGGCCAGTTTAGCGCGGGTGATTCGGGGTCAGGTTTTAGCCTACAAAGAGCAAACCTATGTCCAAGCGGCCCGCGCCATGGGAGCCACCCCGTTCCACATCATCACCCGCCACCTGTTGCCCCAAACCGCCACCTATATCATCACCTCCGCCACCCTCAGCGTCCCCAGTTTCATTGTGGCGGAGTCGGTCTTAAGCCTGATTGGCTTGGGCATCCAGCAACCGGATCCCTCCTGGGGCAATATGCTATCGGTGGCTACTAATGCCTCGATCGTGGTCCTGCAACCCTGGTTAATTTGGCCCCCTGCCCTGCTGATTATTATCACGGTTTTAGCCTATAACCTCCTGGGGGATGGGCTGCGAGATGCCCTCGATCCCCGTAGCTTGGAGCGGGGCGATCGCCCCCAATAG
- a CDS encoding mannosyltransferase family protein: MPSAPGFSASGSSASGSSASGSSASGSSASGSSPPPHPQGWRYVTLVWLTSRLFLALVMVWLVPQVTAPSDHFQPDQPWAVLTHWDGEWYESIATQGYEFAPDGQQYNVAFFPLFPLVVRLVMGMGLPFGAAAALVSQSCFWLALGQLYRWMVPTQGAGVARWSVLLLAWFPYSYYCSVAYTESLFLWVTVSALAAFDQGRYGWAGLWGALASATRLPKIWV; this comes from the coding sequence ATGCCATCTGCCCCTGGTTTTTCTGCTTCCGGTTCTTCTGCTTCCGGTTCTTCTGCTTCCGGTTCTTCTGCTTCCGGTTCTTCTGCTTCCGGTTCCAGCCCTCCGCCCCACCCCCAGGGCTGGCGCTATGTCACCCTGGTGTGGTTGACCAGTCGTTTATTTCTGGCCTTGGTGATGGTGTGGCTCGTGCCCCAGGTCACTGCCCCCAGCGACCACTTCCAGCCCGATCAACCCTGGGCCGTCCTCACCCACTGGGATGGGGAGTGGTACGAAAGCATCGCCACCCAAGGTTATGAATTTGCCCCCGATGGTCAACAATATAACGTGGCCTTTTTTCCCCTGTTTCCCCTTGTGGTGCGCTTGGTCATGGGGATGGGTCTGCCCTTTGGGGCGGCAGCGGCCCTGGTCAGCCAGAGTTGTTTTTGGCTAGCCCTGGGGCAGTTGTACCGCTGGATGGTGCCCACCCAGGGCGCTGGGGTGGCTCGGTGGTCTGTGCTGCTCTTGGCCTGGTTCCCCTACTCCTACTATTGCAGCGTTGCCTACACCGAAAGTCTCTTTCTGTGGGTGACGGTGTCGGCCCTCGCTGCCTTTGACCAAGGGCGTTATGGCTGGGCTGGGCTGTGGGGAGCCTTGGCCAGCGCCACCCGGTTACCGAAAATCTGGGTCTAA
- a CDS encoding thioester reductase domain-containing protein, whose product MAIPLDLRAEAHLDPSLHYRNPLSAHWQQPRTLLLTGATGFLGLYLLGELLTQTQAQIYCLVRANDAAAARQRLQGLWQEYQLDPSLGDRVQPLVGDLSQPHLGLSATAFTELGSRLDGIYHSGAGVAVTQPYDRLKAINVGGTQTLLHLAHIGQTTPFHYLSSLGLFFGQGTPAQGRFQESDFPEPASVKGGYKQTKVVSELLIQAAQERGLPACIYRPGRILGHSATGIIDLIQNPKDFLFILLIACVQLGCYPQVEEAIEAAPVDYFSRAIVHLAHQPASFCQVFHLLNSRPSTWLDLVATTQGLGYGLEGVTVEAWVEQWRQRGAAVLTPPLQGLLSQVIEARGTALFPPKPGIDDGQTAQALGTIAGAYPPPSLDKTLLQVYFRYFHHQGAVSQPPLA is encoded by the coding sequence ATGGCCATCCCCCTTGATCTCCGGGCTGAAGCCCACCTTGACCCCAGCCTCCACTACCGCAACCCCCTCAGTGCCCACTGGCAACAGCCCCGCACCCTGCTGCTGACGGGAGCTACGGGTTTTTTAGGGCTATATCTCTTGGGGGAACTGCTGACCCAGACCCAGGCCCAGATTTACTGCCTGGTGCGGGCCAACGATGCAGCAGCGGCACGACAGCGGTTGCAGGGGTTATGGCAGGAGTATCAGTTGGATCCATCCCTGGGCGATCGCGTCCAACCCTTAGTGGGGGATTTGAGCCAACCCCACCTGGGTCTCAGTGCCACCGCCTTTACAGAGTTGGGCAGTCGCCTGGATGGGATTTACCACAGCGGAGCGGGGGTCGCCGTTACCCAGCCCTACGATCGCCTCAAAGCCATCAACGTGGGGGGAACCCAAACCCTGCTGCACCTGGCCCACATCGGCCAAACTACGCCCTTTCATTATCTTTCCAGCCTGGGTCTGTTCTTTGGCCAGGGGACTCCTGCCCAGGGCCGGTTCCAGGAGTCTGATTTCCCGGAACCGGCCAGCGTCAAGGGGGGCTATAAGCAAACCAAAGTGGTCTCGGAACTCCTGATCCAAGCAGCCCAGGAGCGGGGGTTACCGGCCTGTATTTACCGACCGGGACGGATTCTGGGTCACAGTGCCACAGGCATTATTGACTTGATCCAGAACCCTAAGGATTTTCTGTTTATTCTATTGATTGCCTGTGTTCAACTGGGATGCTATCCCCAGGTGGAGGAGGCGATCGAAGCCGCCCCCGTGGACTATTTCAGCCGTGCCATTGTCCATCTCGCCCACCAACCCGCCAGTTTCTGCCAAGTCTTCCATTTGCTGAACTCGCGCCCTAGCACCTGGCTGGATCTGGTGGCCACCACCCAGGGGTTGGGCTATGGCCTGGAGGGGGTGACGGTGGAGGCGTGGGTGGAGCAGTGGCGACAGCGGGGAGCAGCGGTGTTGACTCCCCCCCTCCAGGGGCTGCTGAGCCAGGTGATCGAAGCCCGTGGCACGGCCCTGTTTCCCCCCAAGCCGGGGATTGACGATGGCCAGACGGCTCAAGCCTTGGGGACGATCGCCGGAGCCTATCCGCCGCCTTCCTTGGATAAAACTCTGTTACAGGTCTATTTTCGCTATTTTCACCACCAAGGCGCAGTCTCCCAACCTCCTCTGGCCTAG